TTTCCAACTGGAGACAGCATGCACCTGGCATGTTTAaatctgtttctttctttttttaatttcagattATTGTGCATTGTCAAAATTTCAGTTGTTAAAAGAGTTTTAAATTTCATGAAATGTTTTCTACAAGTACAGTATTTGAGATGTCTATTattcgaaatgttttttttcttctttagatgGCCAAAGTTTGCTGGTTGTTTTACATAACTAAATTCCTGGAACTGTTTGATACGGTAAGaaatactttataatgtacATTGGGAGAAAGTGTTGACACCCATGTTGATTTCTAACATCCTTTCAATAACCTGTTTTACTTGATGACATCCCAGTTTATGTAATGATGTCACTTTCTGCATCGTATCAAATgataatattcagttttttagtgacgtcagccaaacAGAATCACATAAGTCGTGTAACAGCAGAAAGTCTGTACTATATATATCTGGATGATACTTTTCAGGAATACCCTGCAATCATTTAAAGGGATCGAGAACCCTTAACTGAATAAAGAAAATTGTCTTCCAATAAAAGGAAAGTAGGGTAACATTTCCATCCGTTCCTTGGATCGTAGTTTCCACATTGTTACAGTGATTTGTTTACCAATAAAAGGAAAATATAGCGATATTCCTACTCAGCACCCATGATTGTAGTGTCGACCATTATTATGTGATTTGTCCTTTCAGATTTTCTTCATAATGAGGAAAAAATTCAACCAGGTGTCATTCCTGCATGTGTTTCATCACGGAATTATGCCAGTGTCATGGTGGTTTGGAGTCAAGTTTGTACCAGGTCAGTGAAATATTACAGATAGCCaaatttttattcatttatgtgTCAGGTCATGAAATTAAGAGGGGAAAACCTCAATATTCAGAAAACAAACATGCAAAATTAAACAGTATTGAACTTGTAGATAAAACTCTACAGAACATTGCTTAAAAGAAAGTGTTTCACTACTAGGCATAGTATTATGGTCTTACACTCCTTGTGgcggtgggatgtagcccagtggtaaagcattgttggtctgggatcgatccccattggttggcccattgggttatttcttgctccagccagtgcaccacgactggtatatcaaaggtatgtgctatcctgtctgtgggatggtgcatgtaaaagatcctttgctactaatggaaaaatgtagcgggtttcctttctaagactatatgtcagaattaccatatgtttaacatccaacagccgataattaataaatcaatgtgctctagtggtgtcattaaacaaaagaaactttacactCCTTGTACACTtctgcaattttaaaatgtttttttgtgtaggCAAAATGCTCACTTACAGCAATGTGAGAAGTCCTAAAATAcagtttgaaaaaacaaatcgtacataattaatttcagtttcattaatTTACTCTTTGTGACTTAACCGACTCTTGGACAATTttctttgaatatttatttcatgCTAAATACATACAATTCCAAAACAATTTACACAGATAATTGATGCTTACAATTTCTAACAAGAGTTATCTGCCTTATACtattgtcactttaaaaaagatATATGTCCATTTCAAAGGTGTGTCATGTGCTGCTTATGCTTACAGCTTCttaaatagtttaaaatattttcaaacttGTCCCATGCAACTGTAGCACTCTTAAGCGAATGATAAGTGTAGGCATGAAAGGTCGGTGAAAAATACTAGCAGGAAAAGCCTTACATTCCAgacgagacgtaacccagtggtaaagcactcacctgatgcgcgttcggtccagtattgatccccattggtgagcccattgggctatttcccgttccagccagtgcaccatgactggtatgtgctatcctgtctgtaggattcCAAAGCTGatttactctctaagactattatgccaaaattacaatttttttacatccaatagctgatgattaataaatcaatgtgttctagtggtgtcattgaagaAAATAACTTTAAACTTACTACCCAGTATATAAAAAGTGGAGAAGGGGGCTCAGTCAAGAGATTGGCTTGTTGCCCGATTGTGAGGCACAAAACTTACTACCCAGTATATAAAAAGTGGAGAAGGGGGCTCAGTCGAGAGATTGGCTTGTTGCCTGATTGTGAGGCACAAAACTTACTACCCAGTATATAAAAAGTGGAGAAGGGGATTCAGTTGAGAGATTGGCTTGTTGCCCGATTGTGAGGCACAAAACTTACTACCCAGTATATGAAAAGTGACGAAGGGAGCTCAGTCGAGAGATTGGCTTGTTGCCCGATTGTGAGGCACAAAACATACTACCCAGTATATAAAAAGTGGAGAAGGGAGCTCAGTCGAGAGATTGGCTTGTTGCCCGATTGTGAGGCACAAAACATACTACCCAGTATATAAAAAGTGGAGAAGGGGGCTCAGTCGAGAGATTGGCTTGTTGCCTGATTGTGAGGCACAAAACTTACTACCCAGTATATAAAAAGTGGAGAAGGGGGCTCAGTCGAGAGATTGGCTTGTTGCCCGATTATGAGGCACAAAACTTACTCTAAGAATTTGTATCACACATGTATTCTAAGAAATGATTGgactgtttcttgttccagccagtgcaccacaattggtacatcaaaggctgtggtatgtgctatcctgtctatgggatggtgcatataaaagatcccttactgctaatcgaaaagagtagcccatgaagtggcgacagtgggtttcttccctcaatatctgtgtggtccttaaacatatgtctaatgccatataaacgtcaattaaatgtgttgagtgcgtcgttaaataaaccatttcctttcctttctaagaaACCGGCTGTACTTTCTGTTCCAGGTGGATTCGGAACGTTTCACTCGACGTGTAACTCATTTATTCACTTCATGATGTACACGTACTACGGCCTGGCAGCGCTGGGACCGGAGTACCAGAAATACCTGTGGTGGAAGAAGTACATGACCAAGATGCAGATTGTAAGTTGTCTTGTtcgttttcaaaacaataactaAAAACAAAGTCCATGCTGGTTTACTGGATTTTGAAGACAAATTTACAAGTAAATTGTTGTGGAGCTATTtacttttgatatattttacattattttttcgTTATAtacttaaaatgtaaaatatttgataccatatacattgtactagtatttaatagataaaatacatatttgtgTATTCACTGCTGACATTCACACTggtatttcatttattcattcattcatcagttTTTCACACAAGCACACCTTAATTTGATCTCGGAAGCATTTTTTATCGTCCACTTAAAAATATGGTAACAGCGCACCTCTCACTGGTTGTATTGAAAAAAGCTGTTTTAACTCAACCCCAGTTTTTGAATTGAACATTTacgtaaaccatttatgggttacgcaaaaccAAATTACGGTAACCTATTTCATTTCTAGGTAACCCAtcatgaacatgtaaatgattttataatttcaaTGCACAAACGAAAATGGTTTATGCAAACTATACTTACATGAGCGACGTGCGAACGAAACTATCGCTCTCGCAGTTTACAGAGACCTGTACTGATTCAGTGATTGTTCCAAGTGTGCGattcaaaactttttttttttttttttgtcaatagGTACAAGGTTTACTCAATATCTTTTCTGTAGAGCACAAATACACTTGCCTTGAGCTTATGAGAAGAGTGATTTTTAAACGTCACGGACTGATTGATttggttgattggttgattcattgattcattggtTCATTGCTTGATTCATGTTTTCTTTCAATTTGTTCATTGCCCTTTCATTATATTCTACATAATATTGTTTTCTACTCTTTCAGATTCAGTTTATTTGTGTTGTCATTCACACGGCTCAACTTCTGTTTATTGAATGCAACTACCCCAAGACATTTGTTTACATAATTGGAAGCTATGCTTTCGTCTTCCTTGTAATGTTTGCTGATTTTTACTTCAAAACCTACAAGGCGAAGAGAAGTGAAACTCAGAAGTCTACTCACATTAAAAATGGAACTGCAGGAAAAAGAAAAGTGAATTAAGTTATTATCTTCAGTTTGCTTGATACTTTTGCATTTTTGTACGTccttttgtaatattatttttctatcAAGTTTATTCGAAGCAACATTCTTaagtttaaatagagaatacatGTTAGCTTCTCAGATTTCAAGATGAAAGCAAATTCTAGAAATTCAGAAGTCATTGTAGAAATTAGTCTTAAAATTAGACTTCAGTCAGACTGGTAGTACATTAACAGTGAGGCAGGAGACTTAGACAAATgtggatcaaaaatcaagattTATATTATCACTCCTAAAAATCTAGATTTCTCTATATATCTGGAACACTGTCAAACAAGATGAAAGGCAAAACCTGCTTTTGAAACTGTCAGAAAACATGTTGAGCATTTTGAACTGGATTTGTCATCTGCCTCCTGTCAGTTTTAAACCTTGGTATAATCTAACTTCATTAGGCATTTAATAAGGTGAAATGCAGCTTTGGGTAATttgacataatttaaaaaaaccccaaaaccaggcatataattttagaacactgaatattaaaatatagaataGCACAGCCATGGATCTTTTATGTTATTATTCCTAttgataaacataaaataagaaaaattcCCATTTACCTCTTATAGCTGTTCCTCTTATTGTTAACAATCTATTAATGAGAGAGAGCTAAGAGCAGCTACAACAACACAATTAAATGATATGTATTGAATAATcagcattgttaaaaaaaaagtaataatgtaTCTAAAATTTAGACAGATTGTTGTATTTTTAGAGGATAAAATTTAGTGTAATTCTGCCACATATACAAAAgaaataatgcatataataaacacaataaagggaacaaacaaagaaaattgtCAAGGCACTGACCCCAGTTATTAAGcattgaaattttattttgactACTAGTATTACAGATTTTTGTGCATTAAAATGCACATAACTTACAATTTCctacttaaattatttattttggcaAATTCAACATGTTCATGGTGTTTGTAGgagctcaaaattaattttgtggaaAACGGACAGAAAAGAATTATACCTCAAGAATTCATTTTGAAACATTAACATTGACAGCATCACATGCTTTAAAGTAATTTGTGAATTTTCTAGTCTTGGGATCCACTGCTGCTGTTTAGGTGTAACCGATGTGATGGCTTGGGGTTATTTTCTAATGCTCTAGACTAGAAGTCACAGTTGTTAAATGCTTAAGACACAAAAGccactaattaaacaatgtgctgaggtatcattaaagaCTTCTTTTCTTTCTACAGTAGAATTGCTTCTGTTATCATCCCACCTGTACGCAGATATAGATACTACTTTCTGATGGCATCAACGGCATCAATTTTTGTGTTTAGCTCAATGTTAAAGTTGTGTATTTATCTCAATTCCTCACAAATTGTAAGTCCTAcctcaatgaaacttggtttaaatAGTTGCACCTGTGGAGTTGATCATAAtgtgtgttaaattattattattattattttaatataattgtttttagaaatgAATAGACAATAACAGGTTAATGATGTAGGTTATCAGCTTTATCCAGTGAGGTAAGAATGTGTAAATCCATGAGGCTTGTTGAGTGTAATTCCCCATTCATCCTCAATGGGATAAAGCTTATTACTAACAATAttattgtgttgttatttttgtcctGTAACAAATAAATGATGTATGATCAATCTATGCAAGTTCGCCTTTTGCATAATGTCAAACAAGAGCCATGATGACAAGCGTTAAATTTGTTGTGTCAAAAATTactttctaaactctttaattcataattaaatatacatgttttgCTATATGTACAATGACAAAAAGATTTTGTTTCCATATACTGTATGGAAATTAACGATATGAAAAACTAAACCATTGAAAATCTTTACGAAAGTAAGCATTTGAGACTGGCTTAAGTCACCTGACAAATGATAGATTAGGTTTatgaagtttattttaaaattatgtaatatatataccaaTGTAATCTGTATATGCTTATCGAGTTAGAACACCAagttattatttcagttattaattTCATATGAAGTTTTTGTTTACTATATACTTTTCTAGATTGGTATATAAAGAAATATCTTTTTTTGAGCAGCTACATTCATTCTTTTACTGTTATTTCCTCCCTCCATTCCCCCCTCAGTATTTGTTGATCAATATCACTGATATTATTACATCTATTGTTGTATCGGTAGTCCGTTTATTTTCTGTTTGAAAGTTAAGTCATGGAGTTTTAACAAATCtcactgcatgtatttttgtttgtattctGTTTGTATTCAGTAATGTGAACTATTTTGCCATCCAGCAATCTTCAAGTTCCCCCTCGTTCAAATGATCATGATGTATTCTAGTAACTCATGAGTTATCCCCCTTGGCAAGAAGATCACGTGGAGTTGATGAAATAAAATGCTCAAGTGTGTCTGTTAAAGTGTGTGTACATTCAGAATAGTTCCAGTTAAATATGTTTACAGTGAAAATGTTGTAATCATGGTTGTCGCAAAGAGGTCTGACATTATTTAAATCCCGGTGTATTTACACTTGTACAATGATAAATATCATGTTGcatgtattacatttttataaagaatttgtatttaatacatttttgcatcaattaatgttttaattgttaatGTTATCTTAATAAAAGCTTGTTACACCTGTTTGTAATTTAATTCAGGACATTTTAGGCAAACAAAAGCATCTGCCTATACCAGCAACATTTAGGTAATTAACGGGTAGCCAGATGTTTGTATCAATTATTAGCTGATTAAAAGGACACAAGGTGGCACTCGTCTAAAAGCCAGCAATAGTTTGAAAATACATTTACGCTGCAATCTCATGTCCCTGTTTTGTAATATCTATAATTCCAAATGTAAACACACatagctacagttttaatatgtattaatgATTCTAATACAACAGTCATATAAGCCTTTTTCccattggttaattttcatGATAAATCCGACGATAGATGTAAGCTGTCATGGGCAACCAGGATTTATCACGATGACAAAATTCTGAGAACTCGTCTGATATGCTGTCAATTAGCctcatgtgtggtgttttcattcataacaaaattattcataattattatgattGAATATTAAAGATACAATGAAAcctatcaaaacaaaaaatctgtcaAACAGAATTGCTCcaaaactaaatgtttttcaaggtccctttttaaatatcagtccAGAACAGAACTTCTGTAAATGGACACCACTTAAAACgggacattttatttgttcctgtgtgtgtctggtttagaggggttttactgtgTACTGACAACGcagttttaatataaattttgggTATTGCAATAGATAGATGTTGCTTTAAGGTTTTATGATGTGATTGTTATATTAACATTTAAgcgtgtgtttttttcttctatttacaGGCATTATCAGTTATATTGTAAACAGAAATTTAAATCCACACGTGTAACTGTTATATCTAAAATATTGGAATGTTTTGtctgtttaataatttttgtccAAATGAAATAGAAATAGCTGTCCATGAGTCCATTCATCTGTATGACATTTTCAGGAGcttaatttttcattttgttatttgtttcttACAATATTACTTGATTTCACTACGAGGAAATTAGAAGCTAAAATTTATGAAAGATTATCATTATGCATATGTTTTAGATGCATTTTAAGTCTGAAATGTAGATGAAATAAGATGTGCACATGTGGCTAAATATattgggccaaatttacgaagcctgtttttcttaaacacaggtgtttaagacttgtaaatgtgtgtgtagtCACTGTAGTGACACGTATGCAGGTCTAAAagaggctttgtaaattcggcccattaaTTTTTATGGTAAACTATACAATATACTAATTCCCAGCTACTTGGAAAAGTTAAATTTTACTAAACGATGAATTAAGCCATCCATGTATTTtccaaatattaaattaaaatttttgaaaataaaaacctGGCATCATGGAGGAGGAGTGGACCGATATTTCCCCTCCCTCAGAGCTGTCCCTGATTGATCTCTGATCTCTCCAAGTGTTCAGAGCTGTCCCTGATTGATCTCTGATCTCTGATCTCTCCAAGTGTTCATAACACAAAATCTCGCAGTTTGCATTGTGTAGTTTGAACatagacaaataaaaataatggaaCAATGGATGCGAGTCTTTTCTTATCACAAACTATAATTGATGAAGGAAATTCATAACAGTTTCAAGATTGATGTTATGATTTTACAAATTGCAAAATAGCATACCACATTGATCTTACAAATGGGAatcttttaatataattttttttttaagtttgttttgtttaacaccaccactagagcacattgattaataatcatcggctattggatgttgaatgaaaaaaaatgtaatcaCTAGTACATATTGCTAAGCCCTTAGTTACCTCCCTTtactttcatttcttttctGTTACTATTTGTTTCTCGtttcacattcattaattatgtttttaaatagttagTTTATTGAAAAATAAGTACTAGCAGGTATTGTACTGATTAGATATccttttgtataaatattatatgctGTGAACTATTTTTAGTAAGTCAATCAGTGGGAAGGCACggttttcaattttaaaatcctaTTTTTGTGACACAAGAACCATTGCATATTATTACTTTCTCTTCATAATTTGGGAGGATCGTTTGTTAATATGAAAGCAAAATTTCCCCAAATGGGGTGGGATTTACATTGCTAACTTTGTTATGTTCTTGTCTTAGTACAAACAAGAGAAAACAAATTAGATGCTTTGGTTTGCTATAGCATGTGTGTTATGTAGCTTtgatgctttataaatatatatttttatacccAACTGTTATAAACTTTAATTGCAAATGCAAAGATGAGAATGTTACAGCCTTTTTTATATTTGGTGATAAGTTTCAGATATCTTTATACcagtattttatttctgttaatgCTTTCAGATCATTGTATATTTCTATTGACTAGAAGGACTTGTTCAGTCAAAATATATTCTGTTTCTTTATGCATCgctttgtttgtctgtctgtctctctttctctattcgcctctctctctgtctgtctgtctgcctaccTGTCTCAAACATATCAAAtgcatattcatatatatatacacattattcTTATTTGCCATGTATTCCATGTGCATACAATTACTTTTGTTAAGAGTAGAATGCATTTAATTATGACTGGATATTTCTTTTACTGTTGTTATGTAGTAAATTTTCTCTGTACTATTATACAATCTgtcgtatgtgtatgtgtgaaagtgaaaatcattaaaacatttttttgtgaACTTGTGCCTGTTAACGTAGACCACTTTCAAGTGTTTTTCGACTTTCATATGAGATCAAGTCTCTGAAAATTGCAAGTTAGAATGATCATTAAAAATCCAATTTTATGTAACCTGTTTTTACACATTAAATTCAGGACATAATGGGTTTTGCAAAAAGGGAATGGGCTActagaatttatttttgcttgcttaacacatttatgtattaaaCAAAGATTCAATTATCAGTGGCTTCTGATATGGTACTTTTGTATTTGGGGAAAGGGGATGGAGAGGGAAGGATGGAATTTGCGTAGAATTGTTTTGAGGACACGTCATTTTAAAAGGATCTGTTCTAAAAATGCTCAGTTCTGTAGCCATGGGTAGGGATGTTTCCGCAGACATCTTGCCTCTCGTATGCCTGTGCTCAATTTACATTTGTTGAGGAAAATTTTCTTTGACATAATCCAAATATTTCAGGCCTCAAACGACCATTTTGAAAGATTTTTGCAAACTGCTCAATTTTGAGCCTGTCTTTAGTAATTTTGTAtcaaataaacataatttttttttttttattcccttGGTCAACAGCAATAATGTTTATCCAGCAACACAAAAATGCTTTCGGTAAAGCCATCGACACATGGCAATTCTTATTGCAGCTACAGCAAACTGTCGGTGCCGTTGTTAAGTTCGCACCCTGCGTGTAATGGTTTTgtggtattttttaaaaataaagccactattattttatttttatagtacACACATGTAGTACAGATAATAATATCtactaaatttaaattattgacAACAGCTATGTATACctgttattgttgaaatataTTCTCTTTGTTCATTAATACAGTATATTGGTTTGCCTATGATTGTTTGTGTTTCTTTACCATcccatttgtttgcatttaccatagtttgacacccaatagccgatgtatgtttcgtgctggagttaaacatctattctattctattctttacactaagtttcagaactattcaaTCAAACTATAGAAGTGATACTTTCAAATTTTCTATTTTCAATTTGTATATCCTGCTGATTTCATGCAGTTCCTCAAGGTTCTCAAGGACAGACGTCGATTGGGCAGCCATTGGCGCTTTAGGACAGAACTTGTTGCAAAAGGCTGTCGTCGTACTAAACGCAGCAGTGCCCTGTTATCTTCACGCTGTGATGTCACACGATGTCGATCAGACCGAGGGAGGTCCACCACATCATTGGTTTGCACATGTTTCCTCACCAATCAACTGATGACTGTGTGATGGTAGCCAAGTTGACGCCCAATAGCTTTGCAGGACATCCCTGTTGAATGCATTCCTATTATCTGCCATTTTGCGCTTCTGATATCCTCCTTTGTGCCATGTTAGCAGTGAATGATTGAACTGCAATACAGCGAAGTTAAATACCTACAGTTGGTGCGTGAACATACTGCATTTTGGAAAAAGCATGGGAGGCATGATGCACTTGCCTGTCCAGTGAATTCATTTGTAACCTTCACGCATGAACGGTCGCATTATTTCTATGGGACACCATTCTGGTGATAATCACCACTGATATAACAGTTGCAATTATTTGTGACATATTATAATTCATTATATCAGGGGATGCTTAACTTTTTTACAGATGTATATAATTTGATCGATATATGAAGTAATGAATGACTGATGGAAACCATAGCTAGCTCGCTGATTCCAGATGAAATGACAAGTCTATGGTAGACGGTCTAAAATAGAAATTGTCTTTGTAGTAaatcgattaaaaaaatattaatgacgTGAAATGATCCGCAGTGAAAGCTTCCGACCATAGGTCTATGATTACCAAGGGAAATCTATAGAATTTAGAAACGACACGAAGACCGTACACGAAGAACGTCATATTAACAATTTGGACGATTTAAATGCTCCAATGGGTATCAATACCTATACTAAAATATTCTCGCGCAAGAAGGTTTCCatctatattttatatgtgaaaagtgaggttttgggtgatgtaaattattacttctttctatctctctgtctctctctctctctctctctctctctctctctctctctctctctctctctctctctctctctcataaaaaaataaatattacaattatatgCTCGATATATTCATGATTCGAAGATGAATAATGTAATTAACAAATTTA
The sequence above is drawn from the Gigantopelta aegis isolate Gae_Host chromosome 6, Gae_host_genome, whole genome shotgun sequence genome and encodes:
- the LOC121375142 gene encoding elongation of very long chain fatty acids protein 7-like, translating into MMATLMRKWDEVLKNADPRVADWFMMSTPLPSFIICFLYVVIVKLGPWLMRDRKPFEMKNVLLAYNLVMVIISAYTLEEFLNAGWLAGYSLRCEPVDYSTSPQALRMAKVCWLFYITKFLELFDTIFFIMRKKFNQVSFLHVFHHGIMPVSWWFGVKFVPGGFGTFHSTCNSFIHFMMYTYYGLAALGPEYQKYLWWKKYMTKMQIIQFICVVIHTAQLLFIECNYPKTFVYIIGSYAFVFLVMFADFYFKTYKAKRSETQKSTHIKNGTAGKRKVN